The Hordeum vulgare subsp. vulgare chromosome 7H, MorexV3_pseudomolecules_assembly, whole genome shotgun sequence DNA window ATACCAGAACCTTTACCTTTGTTTGAACTTAGCTGTTAGAACCACAAGTGACTTGTGTTGATGTGGTTTGTTCAAGATATTGACAGTAAAATACACAGGGATTTTTCTTGGAGAGATTCGTCCAACATCTGACACTATATCAGAAAACATCCTACTCTGAACTTACTGCTAGTCTGTGGCTCTCATTAAGACTCCAGGTATAATTCTTTGGTAACTTCATCTCCTGTTATGGAATCATGAATCTTTCTCTATCAGTTAGGCCTATTGTGCAGTTAATGTAGTAACTAGCAGATCATTTAGTTGTTGGCAGGGTTGATCATTTTGTTCATCGCCGTGATGTCCGTTGTTGGCTTCCATAGCAACTCTCCTGTTAACTTTGGTACACCTGGACTGGTAAGTAGCACGACAGGCTTGTTACATTTCTGTTACTGTTGAAAATATTGCTATATTTTAACTATATATATAAATTAAAATACAGAAAATGCATTGCAGGTGGGCCTGGCGCTATCGTATGCAGCACCTGTTGTATCTCTGTTGAATAGTTTCTTAACCACCTTTACAGAGACGGAAAAGGAGATGATCTCTGTTGAGAGGGTTGTTGAggtaaaaaacaaaataaataaattgtcTGTTAGTGACATGCATGTTTCGCTATAATAATTCAATTATGCTTGCAGTATGTTGGTATACCTCAAGAAGAACTCCAGGGATCAGAATCTCCTGATAGAAGTTGGCCAACAGAAGGGAAGATCGAGTTTGAGCATGTAACTCTTAAGTACAAACCGGATTTACCACCGGCTTTGAATGAAATCTCATTCCATATTCCATCTGGCATGCAGGTACGGTAACTGTCTGAACATTCTTGTTGAATCATTCAGAAAACTAGTATTAAACTGCCCTGGTTTATTAGGTTGGAATAATAGGAAGGACCGGAGCAGGGAAATCCAGTATACTGAATGCACTTTTCCGTTTAACTCCAATCTGCAATGGTCGCATCTTAGTAGACGGTTTTGATGTGGCCAAAGTTGCTGTCCGAGATCTTCGTGGACATTTTGCAGTAGTACCCCAGAGTCCGTTTCTATTTGATGGTTCTTTGAGGTAAAATATTAGTTGCTCTTATTTCTCTCTTTTCTGGTCTTTACAATTTTTTGGGCATTGGCTGGACATTTATAGAGAAATAAACAGAGAAACCTCTGTCCAGCATTCTAATTTTCAGTTGACAAACAGGGAAAACCTAGATCCTTTCAGTATAACAACAGATATCAGGATATGGGAAGCTCTTGAAAAATGTCATATGAAGGCAGAGATAGAATCAATAGGAGGACTCGATATCCATGTGAAAGAAAGTGGTGGATCCTTTTCAGTAGGCCAGCGACAACTCCTATGTCTCGCCCGTGCCATCCTAAAATCATCAAAGGTAAactactttaccattgcaatGGTACCCCTAGTATGTTGGTATTTTGGAGCCTTCCATCAGCAGCAAAAGCTAATGATGTTAAGTTGTGTGCCACGTAGTTTTGCACTTTTGCTGAAAGAAGTTAAACCTGCTCATGATTCTACAGGTACTTTGCCTTGATGAGTGCACAGCCAATGTTGACAATCAGACAGCATTCCTGTTACAGAAAACTATTTCTGCTGAATGCAAAGGCATGACGGTCCTCACCATAGCCCATCGCATTTCAAcggtgatgaagatggacaatATTCTAGTTCTTGATCAAGGCAAACTGGTAAGTCATGCCATTATGCTTTTATAACCTCTTAGTGAAGCGATAAATCCGAAGAGTCAAAATCTGGATGCAACAAAATACTTAACGAAATGAACAAAAATCAGATGCCCTTCATTGGACATCTGCATCAGCGTGATTATACTATGTTCAAATCATTAAAAATGTCCTTGGCTTACCTTGTTAGCACATTATCTAACTCTATTTCCTCCAAATTTATAGGTTGAAGAAGGAAACCCAGAGGTTCTTATGAATGACAACAGATCAAGATTCTCACGATTCGCGAAGGCATCTATGTGATCCTAGGAAAATCATGTGTCACTCTGTGTTGTACTACTAGATGAAACACTAGGGCTTAGTTGTATCTTTCACTTTGATCACTAATAATCTAATACCTTCTTCAGttgacatgcacatctaagagcatctccagccgttggAGCCCCCAAGAACACCATCGAACCAAAAAAGTTGATGTCTTGGGGGTCATCCGGCGACAATAGGGGTGCAGGGGAGGGCATATTACCAGCCACACCCCACCCCAATCAAAAGTTTGTGAGGGAAATGATTTGGTTGGCCAAGAAAAAAGACACGTGGGAGACATGATTCGCCGAAACTTGTGCCGACGCCCCCCAAGAGCCCCCCAGCACGCCGGGTTTCGTCTGGGTATGCCGGTGCTATTTTGACGTTTGGTGGGGCGCTGGGGGTGTGGCTGGGTCGTTTTTCGATCAAAAAACGTCCCCGAGCCTAATACCGAACCTAAAAAGGTGTCCTGGAGGCATCCTGGGTgggcggctggagatgctctaagagcttATAGGAAGGCTGATCCTCTAGTTTATGAATCGTTTTGTTGGAACTCGAGGTTTTCTGAAATGGATCTAGGATAGAATCTGTTATATCCAAGTATTATCACAGCAAAGTTGAAATGAACCCAGATGAAATGCTCATAAACCAAGAATCACAACTGAACCAGGCAAGTAAGCAGTACTGCAGTAATTGCATTCCACGGTACCAGCAAATCTGGATCCAGTTTCAGGTATATAAGCTGTCATCCAAAGTGTACACATACATTACATATACATATACAGGGGGGCAGGAACATGGCTGGTTCATTCCACTAACCTAATCCCATAGAGAGACCACGCGGCGGGGGACGGAGGGGAGGAGCAGCGGCTGGTTGCCGCTCAGGCGACGtagatgtagtcgtcgtcgcTGTCGCCGCGGCGGCGGACGCGTTCGGGGTCGACGGAGCAGATGACGTAGGCGGCGTAGAGGACGCCCGGCAGGTAGCCGAGGATGGTGAGCAGCACGCTGATCCAGAACTCCATCTGCCGCAGAAACGGGGAGGAGGGACATGTTGATTAGCCGGGGGAAGAAAGGGATGGGGGAGGTGAGATTGGTGGCGTACGGAGCAGCAGCCGTGGCGGAGGCAGACGCCGAGGGGCGGGAGGAGGATGGCGCACATGATCTCCAGGCACCGGCAGCAGCACGAGCACATCCCCATCGCGCTTCGCTCGCTGCGGTCTCCCGGCTGGGTTGCTCGCGGTCGCCGGACTCGGAGGCGGAGGTGTGGACTGCGGGAGGGATGTCGACCAACAACGATGCGTGCGCGGCTCTGTTTCTCTGCGGGGGCAGATCGCGACCTGTGCGGGCTGGGTTGGCTGCAAGTTCTGACTGTTGGTCCCGTTTCTCAGGTCCAGCTCGGGCTTATCACACGCTCACGTGTCCTACCAAATTTCATACCGATccctcaaaaaaaataaaattcatACCGACTATAGAAGGGTCGGATTTCTTAAGAACAAAATATTCATTCTATTTTAAAATATAAGGTCCATTATTTTCTTAAAAAATCTAACATTTTAGCTTTGATCGATTTCGTGAAGAGATACAATAAAATCCGTACATAATATCGAATCATATGATTAGATTAATCATGAAATGAAGAAAAATAAATATTATTGTGAGTGTTGATATTTTTTATTCTGACCTTGGTCAAAATTAAATAAATTTTACTTTCTGAAGAATTATGTTTTAGAACTGATGGAACATTTTGTTTGAAGGATGGGGGAGATGATTGAGTGTGTTTTTTATATTTATAATGAGGTGATTTGGTGGTCTTTCGTGGTGTGAGTCTTTGTTATCCATTACCAAATTTATATTTATGTAGGAAAAATTATGCGTTGACAGCTGCATGTGCTATATTGATGCTATAATATCACATGATGACACTTTTTTTTTCTGGG harbors:
- the LOC123407491 gene encoding hydrophobic protein OSR8-like, whose translation is MGMCSCCCRCLEIMCAILLPPLGVCLRHGCCSMEFWISVLLTILGYLPGVLYAAYVICSVDPERVRRRGDSDDDYIYVA